The following coding sequences lie in one Epinephelus moara isolate mb chromosome 17, YSFRI_EMoa_1.0, whole genome shotgun sequence genomic window:
- the LOC126404235 gene encoding claudin domain-containing protein 1-like, with product MVDNRYATALVIACVLSILATVYLSVAIGTQHWYQYSSPTVRGEANVSELRSLYEEFMDGEFDEKTYSDTLFRLNGTVGLWWRCVLVPANAHWYKEPDAKMMLECRSFTLPQQFTPKYKEPGNHNSGEDMLRTYLWRCQFLLPLVSLGLVVLAGLTGFCACLCRSLTPTLGIGLLHLLAGLCTLATVCCYLAGMDLLHRVSMLPDKVDGSLGWSLYLALISSPLHMMAAALLVWAARSHSQNYYRMTAYRVA from the exons ATGGTTGACAACCGCTACGCTACAGCTCTGGTTATCGCCTGTGTGCTGAGCATTCTGGCCACCGTGTATCTGTCGGTGGCCATCGGGACGCAGCACTGGTACCAGTACAGCAGCCCCACGGTGCGCGGAGAGGCCAACGTGTCCGAGCTGCGCTCCCTGTATGAGGAGTTCATGGACGGGGAGTTTGATGAGAAGACCTACAGTGACACCCTGTTCCGCCTCAACGGGACTGTGGGCCTCTGGTGGCGATGTGTGCTCGTCCCTGCCAATGCTCACTGGTACAAAGAGCCAG ATGCCAAGATGATGCTGGAGTGTCGAAGCTTCACTCTACCTCAGCAGTTCACTCCCAAGTATAAAGAACCAGGCAACCACAACAGTGGAGAGGACATGCTGCGCACCT ACTTGTGGAGGTGCCAGTTTCTGCTGCCACTGGTGTCCCTGGGTCTGGTTGTGCTGGCAGGCCTGACTGGGTTCTGTGCCTGCCTCTGCCGAAGCCTCACCCCCACCCTTGGCATAGGATTGCTTCACCTGCTGGCTG GCCTCTGCACCTTGGCCACAGTGTGCTGCTACCTGGCGGGGATGGATCTGCTCCACAGGGTGTCAATGCTGCCTGATAAGGTGGATGGCTCTCTGGGCTGGTCCCTCTACTTGGCCCTGATTTCTTCGCCACTTCACATGATGGCCGCCGCGCTGCTGGTGTGGGCGGCACGCAGCCACAGTCAGAACTACTACCGCATGACCGCCTACCGGGTGGCATAG